Part of the Streptomyces sp. RFCAC02 genome is shown below.
AACGTGCAGGGCCTCGCCTCGCTCCTGTTCACGCGGTACGCCGTCGCGTTCGAGGTGACGGGCCTGCTGCTGACCGTGGCCGCCGTCGGCGCGACGCTCCTGACGCACCGCGAGCGCGTCGAGCGCAACAAGACGCAGCGCGAGCAGGCCGAGGAGCGCGTGCGCCGCGGCACCCAGGTGCCGCCGCTGCCCGCGCCCGGTGTCTACGCCCGGCACAACGCCGTGGACATCCCCGGTCTGCTGCCGGACGGCACGCCGTCCGAACTCACCGTCAACGCCACCCTCCGCGGCCGCGGCCAGATCCGCGAGGTGCACGGCGAGGCGCTCGCCGACCTCGCCGCCCTGGAGCGCCGCACCGCCCGCTACCAGGGCCGTCCGGCCCCGACCGCCCCCGGCCGGAGTGCCGGCACGGGCACGGGTCCCGCGCTGGACGGTGCGGACGGCACCCCGGGCGCGCGCGGTGCGGAGAGCACGGACGCCGAGGAGGCCCGCAAGTGAACCCGGAGAACTACCTCTACCTGTCCGCGCTCCTGTTCACGCTGGGCGCGTGCGGAGTGCTGCTGCGGCGCAACGCCATCGTCGTCTTCATGTGCATCGAGATGATGCTCAACGCCGCCAACCTCGCGCTGGTCACCTTCTCCCGCATGCACGGCAATCTCGACGGCCAGATCATGGCGTTCTTCGTGATGGTCGTCGCCGCGGCGGAAGTCGTCGTGGGGCTGGCGATCATCGTCATGGTCTACCGCTCCCGGCATTCGGCCTCGGTCGACGACGCCAGCCTGATGAAGCTGTAGGGCCAACGGAAAACGTGGGAGCCATCTCGTGGAGTCATTGATCGGACTGCTCGTCGGGGCGCCGCTGCTCGGCGCCGCCGTGCTGCTGCTCGGCGGCAGGCGCCTGGACCGTGCGGGCC
Proteins encoded:
- a CDS encoding NADH-quinone oxidoreductase subunit J; translated protein: MTGLTALAAETSTSTGEAVQFWILGPLAVLGGLGTLLLRRAVHSALCLAGTMVILALFYLANGAYFLGVVQIVVYTGAVMMLFLFVLMLVGVSATDSLRETLTGQRWLAAGCGLGLGLLLIAGIGQAASGSFTGLAEANAGGNVQGLASLLFTRYAVAFEVTGLLLTVAAVGATLLTHRERVERNKTQREQAEERVRRGTQVPPLPAPGVYARHNAVDIPGLLPDGTPSELTVNATLRGRGQIREVHGEALADLAALERRTARYQGRPAPTAPGRSAGTGTGPALDGADGTPGARGAESTDAEEARK
- the nuoK gene encoding NADH-quinone oxidoreductase subunit NuoK yields the protein MNPENYLYLSALLFTLGACGVLLRRNAIVVFMCIEMMLNAANLALVTFSRMHGNLDGQIMAFFVMVVAAAEVVVGLAIIVMVYRSRHSASVDDASLMKL